One Triticum dicoccoides isolate Atlit2015 ecotype Zavitan chromosome 4B, WEW_v2.0, whole genome shotgun sequence genomic window carries:
- the LOC119294276 gene encoding uncharacterized protein LOC119294276, translating to MAAATAWVRSLSCKYSTAVADDAYSPLLPPPKKHPPAPTVKGAASVALRPPERGRESRRSRSMSCERDRPAAATARKTKKKKEADATSELARKEKPRQRQAQLAASLERPSSALLEMTELPEGHPSRRVVELIFASGWARAADGAAEVDALFRVHGTARAAARFEAARAAARARGEAAGEARCAADGNEVMRFQCRPAAEAGGGSEVICAAVATCHKAGAARAVRTFSGSGAADAGAGGEGREGRRGMLVCRVIAGRVRRASADEHPGEYDSVEAEDGELVVLDRRAVLPCFLVVYTVKPPPELSTSSSGRSR from the coding sequence atggcggcggcgacggcgtgggTGCGCTCGCTCAGCTGCAAGTACTCCACCGCCGTCGCCGACGACGCGTACAGCCCGCTGCTGCCCCCGCCCAAGAAGCACCCGCCGGCGCCGACGGTCAAGGGTGCTGCCTCCGTCGCGTTGCGGCCGCCGGAGAGGGGCCGGGAGAGCCGGAGGTCCAGGTCCATGTCCTGCGAGCGGGACCggcctgctgctgctactgctaggaagaccaagaagaagaaggaggcggaCGCCACGTCCGAGCTCGCGAGGAAGGAGAAGCCCAGGCAGCGGCAGGCGCAGCTCGCGGCGTCGCTGGAGCGGCCTAGCTCGGCGCTCCTGGAGATGACGGAGCTGCCGGAGGGCCACCCGTCGCGGCGCGTGGTGGAGCTCATCTTCGCGTCGGGGTGGGCGCGCGCGGCCGACGGAGCCGCGGAGGTGGATGCGCTGTTCCGGGTGCACGGCACGGCGCGCGCGGCGGCGCGCTTCGAAGCCGCGCGCGCCGCGGCCCGGGCGCGGGGCGAGGCCGCGGGCGAGGCGCGCTGCGCCGCCGACGGCAACGAGGTGATGCGGTTCCAGTGCCGCCCCGCCGCGGAGGCCGGGGGCGGCAGCGAGGTGATCTGCGCCGCCGTGGCCACGTGCCACAAAGCCGGCGCGGCCAGGGCCGTGCGCACGTTCTCCGGCAGCGGCGCGGCGGACGCGGGCGCCGGGGGAgaaggccgcgagggccgcagGGGCATGCTGGTGTGCCGCGTCATCGCCGGCCGCGTCCGTCGCGcctccgccgacgagcaccccgGCGAGTACGACTCGGTGGAGGCGGAGGATGGCGAGCTGGTGGTGCTGGACCGGCGCGCCGTGCTCCCCTGCTTCCTCGTGGTGTACACGGTCAAGCCTCCCCCGGAGCTCTCCACCTCCTCCAGCGGCCGCTCCCGCTGA